In Drosophila simulans strain w501 chromosome 3R, Prin_Dsim_3.1, whole genome shotgun sequence, a single window of DNA contains:
- the LOC6727697 gene encoding Down syndrome cell adhesion molecule-like protein Dscam2 isoform X4, with protein sequence MSLLEPPCLVLEKALLLGALLLAVLATPLLATSGLRVPTFLLEPAPRLLFGNDTGAQVTCTAHGSPPPLVTWVLRDGSLATQVPGLRKISGNGTLHFPPFLAQYYRTDVHEATYRCRASNEAGTVLSRNVQVHAVVRRQFHVHVENTEVYLGNSALIKCAIPEYVRPYVRVASWHRGEEILLPDLSDVAGRYVVLAASGDLYVRSVRSEDGLMKFSCLVTNTLNGERQRSDAVMLQVKELSKNLAPRTTQKPVMEIHVERGNDVHLPCNIQGNPFPIFTWYRVSDSAALYPIPSSQRVILSRTLLLIKNADERDAGKWICQASNQFGEQRIEIRLSVNSYVSVHILPQVQIVNSGGTANFNCTTTGSAIDAIDWMHNGKPLQANNALTTGRDNIRFLSKSSLLVQNVGRRDRGVYQCLVENQRASAQAMAELKLGDTVPELIYTFIEQNVRPGPLISLKCSASGSPPPQFAWLLDSQPIMDVSLHHRFAIGQFVDMSGDVISHLNISHVRPDDGGLYKCVASNSMGSVQHSARLNVYGPPYVRAIGPIKAVAGEDIIVHCPFAGYPVEQIRWEKAHQELTTSNHYELASVADGGQLVIKNVEPGRDQGIYTCIVRSRAGEEARRDMQLNVNSPPVIEPFKFPKNLQEGGRAQITCAVSSGDMPIYFSWKKDDSSIPSSLQITEKKEEFYSLLVFKDISARHSGKYTCYASNAAAKVNYTAELQVRVAPRWSYEPMDTAIMLGNTISINCEAEGYPIPTITWFKGQGKGSKDFKPLSMRNHSLLLNLATDNDEGYYMCQATNEIGAGLKKTIRINVNEPARFEQSARNISSRRNDPVTLDCHAKGDEPITIGWTQNNGRIDLNNFRFSIAEMKTEKGVDSQLTIGHSDRHDSGVYRCIAENPYGRAEQIIFLAVQERPDTPSHLEIFEVGSRTVKLSWRRPFDGNSPVLSYLVQYQALKYLQSHGSLAAAGGDWNGQNVINVSLPSTSISRSYDSDLRESAIVAGLTPATTFLIRMQAINEIERSAYTEAIVLKTQEEAPTEAPSNVQVQTGGESELIVTWQIPPRESWNGELIGYTVNCSEEKQNINFISVVNSSLKSTIVSGWATTKATLRGLRKYTRYAVTIRAMNSFGSGPWSAAIFGTTAEGVPEAAPQNVNCTALSSQSLKISWLEPPLQFHGGIIQGYKILYRPIVHQIDFPAKLEIKRTSNLETYLHTLHKASNYSIRVLAYTATGDGLASHPLFCQTDDDVPDAPAAIKAAALTADSILISWLTPKNRNGIISHYTVYSREAGRKGQAKTHMVRVDENGYPVTFESRSLAENQMYEFWVSASTSVGEGEPTSVIAQATNTRAPARIASFGQVVRKAVGTGLVLECLAVGNPTPRARWLTRDRPVTFSPFYEVTNEGNLKIHRVEGSLSGNYTCTANNLFGSDEIQYQVIAMKPPSAPQIIVQYASADSIRVSWDAPDDGGAPLQGYTISYHTAGESWSITELLPENNAFTISGLKCGNQYIIKMSAHNMVGSGVASEEINVWTKGKASQAPNANELIATNATCVNLKLSSWQNGGCSIHHFSIEHRPLGDIRWTVVTSDISNAEENRENLIFCDFLPAKWYQLRISATNDAGKTTEHYHFSTTNIDGITIPPPSVFPSENDLMNNLINSTNPTSGDWFATLIVVVIITVSIITIALTIKHRRTLCGPIAEGYESRTLPGDYKEDHENRRNQQVYSASPVKTVDKGNESEMYEISPYATFSVNGGRTGAPAKTPTRAVAAQTPLDYTMQFKTFGHPEGENLNATAYPLLPSSGFGHVKSKSSWHKQRYYNTEDESTLSKSMTIVAGSQAGHSKKSNGGRSAKSSAACSGVVAGSESDTSISPSTEFSNMPTYRVPCKSSRSSDGRAVVDMFRPDSSTESNNDQGSPAPERRHNTPRHVLGMGMAMGLGGGGGGGGVGGSNGPAEKRSAGQRSRKHGSAAQQPSNQTLERRKCPGSSNSLDSEVDAETAASLAASIAAMAGSGAGADLSGGFRPPAGFHDGREPGDHSDCEREQRALDLEVQRVMESTGDSQLAKMDREELTSLLASVYLPRT encoded by the exons GAAAATATCAGGCAACGGCACCCTGCACTTCCCCCCATTCCTGGCCCAATATTATCGCACGGATGTTCACGAGGCCACCTACAGATGCCGGGCGAGCAACGAGGCGGGCACCGTCCTCAGTCGAAATGTTCAGGTGCATGCAG TGGTGCGTCGTCAATTCCACGTGCACGTGGAAAACACTGAAGTCTATTTGGGAAATTCGGCGTTGATTAAGTGCGCCATTCCGGAGTATGTGCGGCCCTATGTGCGCGTGGCCAGTTGGCATCGCGGCGAGGAGATACTCCTGCCGGATCTGTCGGATGTCG CGGGTCGCTATGTGGTCCTCGCCGCCTCCGGGGATCTCTATGTGCGCTCCGTGCGTTCCGAGGACGGACTGATGAAGTTCAGCTGCCTGGTGACAAATACACTGAACGGCGAGCGACAGCGCAGCGATGCGGTGATGCTGCAGGTCAAAG AGCTAAGCAAGAATCTTGCTCCTCGAACCACCCAGAAACCGGTGATGGAGATTCACGTGGAGCGTGGAAACGACGTTCATCTGCCGTGCAACATCCAGGGCAACCCATTTCCCATATTTAC CTGGTATCGCGTTTCCGACTCGGCAGCCCTCTATCCCATACCCTCGTCACAGCGAGTGATACTTTCGCGCACACTGCTGCTCATCAAAAATGCTGACGAACGCGATGCGGGCAAGTGG ATTTGCCAGGCCTCGAATCAGTTTGGGGAGCAGCGCATCGAGATCCGACTCAGTGTCAATTCGTATGTGTCCGTGCATATATTGCCGCAAGTTCAAATTGTCAATTCGGGCGGAACGGCGAATTTCAATTGTACGACAACGGGTTCAGCGATCGATGCCATCGACTGGATGCACAACGGCAAACCGCTGCAGGCGAATAATGCACTCACCACCGGCAGGGATAA CATACGCTTCCTGTCGAAGAGCTCGCTCCTGGTCCAAAACGTTGGACGGCGGGACCGCGGTGTCTATCAGTGCCTCGTTGAAAACCAACGCGCCAGTGCCCAGGCGATGGCTGAGTTGAAGTTGGGCG ACACTGTGCCGGAATTGATTTACACCTTCATTGAGCAGAACGTTCGTCCCGGGCCATTAATATCGCTTAAGTGCTCCGCCAGCGGTTCGCCGCCTCCACAA TTCGCCTGGCTGCTGGACTCGCAGCCCATCATGGACGTATCGCTGCATCATCGGTTCGCGATCGGGCAATTTGTCGATATGTCTGGCGATGTGATAAGCCATTTAAATATCTCGCACGTGCGTCCGGACGACGGTGGTCTCTACAAGTGCGTGGCCAGCAATTCGATGGGCAGCGTACAGCACTCGGCCAGGTTGAATGTTTACG GACCTCCGTATGTGAGAGCCATTGGACCGATTAAAGCCGTTGCGGGCGAGGATATAATTGTGCACTGTCCGTTTGCCGGTTATCCCGTCGAGCAAATTAGATGGGAGAAGGCGCACCAGGAATTGACAACGA GCAACCACTACGAACTGGCTTCGGTGGCCGACGGAGGGCAGCTGGTCATCAAGAATGTGGAGCCGGGTCGGGATCAGGGCATATACACGTGCATCGTAAGGAGTCGGGCGGGCGAGGAGGCGCGCCGGGACATGCAGCTGAATGTGAACA GTCCGCCCGTCATCGAGCCCTTCAAGTTCCCCAAGAATCTGCAGGAGGGCGGACGGGCCCAAATCACCTGTGCGGTCTCCTCCGGCGACATGCCCATCTACTTCAGCTGGAAGAAGGACGACAGCTCCATCCCAAGCAGTTTGCAG ATTACCGAGAAAAAGGAGGAGTTCTACTCGCTGCTGGTCTTCAAGGATATCAGTGCGAGGCACAGTGGCAAGTACACCTGCTATGCCAGCAACGCTGCTGCCAAGGTGAACTACACGGCTGAGCTGCAGGTGCGAG TGGCGCCTCGCTGGAGCTACGAGCCCATGGACACGGCCATTATGCTGGGCAACACAATATCGATAAATTGTGAGGCGGAAGGATATCCGATTCCGACTATTACCTGGTTCAAAGGGCAGG GCAAAGGGTCAAAGGACTTTAAGCCCCTGAGTATGCGTAATCACTCACTGCTATTAAATCTGGCGACGGACAATGATGAGGGTTATTATATGTGCCAGGCAACCAATGAAATCGGAGCTGGTCTCAAAAAGACCATTCGTATAAATGTGAATG AACCCGCACGATTCGAGCAATCTGCCCGTAACATAAGTTCCCGTCGCAACGATCCCGTGACCTTGGACTGTCATGCCAAGGGCGACGAACCCATCACAATTGGTTGGACGCAGAATAACGGACGCATCGATCTGAACAACTTCCGTTTTAGCATAGCGGAGATGAAAACGGAAAAGGGCGTGGACTCCCAGCTGACCATTGGTCACTCGGACCGCCACGACTCCGGAGTATACCGATGCATAGCGGAGAATCCCTACGGAAGGGCGGAGCAGATTATATTCCTCGCTGTTCAGGAGCGCCCAGATACGCCCTCCCATCTGGAGATCTTCGAGGTGGGTTCGCGCACAGTGAAGCTAAGCTGGCGTCGACCCTTCGATGGAAACTCGCCGGTGCTCAGCTATCTAGTGCAGTACCAGGCTTTAAAGTACCTACAGTCCCACGGTTCCCTGGCcgcagctggaggagattgGAATGGGCAGAACGTCATCAACGTCAGCCTGCCGTCGACGAGCATTAGTCGCAG CTATGACAGCGACCTGCGAGAGAGCGCCATTGTGGCAGGTCTGACCCCCGCGACCACCTTCCTGATTCGCATGCAGGCCATCAACGAAATCGAGCGGAGCGCTTACACCGAGGCCATTGTCCTCAAGACCCAGGAGGAGGCGCCCACCGAGGCCCCCTCCAATGTGCAGGTGCAGACGGGTGGGGAGAGCGAGCTGATTGTTACCTGGCAG ATACCGCCGCGGGAATCCTGGAACGGCGAGCTCATCGGCTACACTGTGAACTGCAGCGAGGAAAAGCAGAATATCAACTTCATCAGCGTGGTAAACAGTTCGCTGAAGTCCACGATTGTCAGCGGATGGGCGACGACTAAGGCGACTTTGAGGGGTCTCCGGAAGTACACCCGCTATGCGGTCACCATACGTGCGATGAACAGCTTTGGATCCGGTCCTTGGAGTGCAGCCATCTTTGGAACGACCGCGGAGGGAG TTCCCGAGGCAGCGCCACAGAACGTCAACTGCACCGCCCTGTCATCGCAGAGTCTGAAGATTTCGTGGCTGGAGCCACCGCTGCAGTTCCACGGCGGCATTATACAGGgctataaaattttatatcgCCCGATTGTGCATCAAA TTGATTTTCCCGCCAAGCTGGAGATCAAGCGCACATCGAACCTAGAGACGTACCTGCATACACTACACAAGGCCAGCAACTACTCGATCCGCGTCCTGGCCTACACAGCTACTGGCGATGGCCTGGCCAGTCATCCGCTTTTCTGCCAGACGGATGACGACGTGCCCGATGCACCGGCGGCCATTAAGGCAGCAGCCCTGACGGCAgattcgattttgatttcCTGGCTCACGCCGAAAAATCGCAATGGCATCATTTCGCACTACACGGTTTATTCCAGGGAGGCGGGTCGCAAAGGCCAGGCTAAGA CTCACATGGTGCGTGTCGACGAGAACGGGTATCCGGTGACATTCGAGTCACGCAGCCTGGCCGAGAATCAAATGTACGAATTCTGGGTTTCGGCGTCGACATCCGTGGGCGAAGGGGAGCCCACATCTGTGATCGCCCAGGCCACCAATACGCGAG CTCCCGCCCGGATCGCCTCCTTTGGTCAGGTGGTGCGCAAGGCGGTGGGCACTGGACTGGTGTTGGAGTGCCTGGCGGTGGGTAATCCCACACCTCGTGCTCGATGGCTAACCCGCGATCGTCCCGTCACCTTCAGTCCTTTTTACGAGGTGACCAACGAGGGCAACCTGAAGATTCACC GCGTCGAAGGCAGCCTCTCCGGAAATTATACATGCACGGCGAACAATCTGTTCGGCAGTGATGAGATCCAGTACCAGGTGATTGCCATGAAGCCACCGAGCGCACCGCAAATCATCGTGCAGTACGCTTCCGCCGACAGCATTCGCGTGAGCTGGGATGCCCCCGACGATGGGGGAGCTCCGCTGCAGGGATACACCATATCGTACCACACGGCCGGAGAGAGCTGGTCCATCACGGAGCTGCTGCCCGAGAATAATGCCTTTACGATCTCGGGATTGAAGTGCGGAAATCAGTACATTATAAAAATGTCCGCACACAACATGGTTGGCTCCGGGGTGGCCAGTGAGGAAATTAACGTCTGGACCAAGGGTAAAG CCTCTCAAGCTCCGAATGCCAACGAACTAATTGCCACAAATGCGACGTGCGTGAATTTGAAGCTGTCATCGTGGCAAAATGGTGGCTGCAGCATTCATCATTTCTCCATCGAGCACAGACCGCTGG GCGACATACGGTGGACAGTTGTCACATCGGATATTTCGAACGCCGAGGAAAACCGTGAAAATTTAATCTTCTGCGACTTTCTGCCTGCCAAGTGGTATCAGCTGCGAATCTCTGCCACCAACGATGCGGGAAAAACGACGGAGCATTATCATTTCAGCACAACGAACATCGATGGCATCACCATTCCGCCGCCATCGGTTTTCCCCTCGGAAAACGATTTGATGAACAATCTGATAAACTCAACAAATCCGACCAGCGGTGATTGGTTCGCAACGCTAattgtcgtcgtcatcatcacgGTTTCCATCATAACGAT AGCTCTGACCATCAAACATCGACGCACTCTATGCGGACCCATTGCCGAGGGCTACGAATCCAGGACTTTACCCGGGGACTATAAGGAGGACCACGAAAATCGCCGGAATCAGCAGGTGTACAGTGCCTCGCCAGTTAAGACGGTAGACAAGGGAAATGAGTCAG AAATGTACGAGATTTCACCGTACGCCACGTTCAGCGTGAATGGCGGACGGACAGGGGCTCCTGCCAAGACGCCCACACGTGCCGTGGCGGCTCAGACGCCCCTCGATTACACCATGCAATTCAAAACCTTCGGGCATCCGGAGGGGGAGAACTTAAACGCTACCGCCTACCCACTCCTGCCCAGCTCGGGATTCGGTCACGTGAAGAGCAAGTCCAGCTGGCACAAGCAGCGCTATTACAACACGGAAG ATGAGTCTACGCTGAGCAAATCGATGACCATAGTGGCCGGTTCGCAGGCAGGACACTCAAAGAAATCCAACGGTGGACGGAGTGCCAAGAGCAGCGCAGCCTGCAGCGGAGTGGTGGCCGGATCGGAGTCGGATACAAGCATCAGTCCCAGCACCGAGTTCTCCAACATGCCCACCTACCGAGTGCCATGCAAGTCGTCGCGCAGCAGTGATGGTCGGGCGGTCGTAG ATATGTTCCGACCGGACTCCAGCACCGAGTCCAATAATGACCAAGGCTCGCCGGCGCCCGAGCGTCGCCACAACACCCCACGCCACGTCCTTGGGATGGGCATGGCCATGGGcttgggtggtggtggaggcggaGGGGGCGTCGGTGGAAGCAACGGGCCGGCCGAGAAGCGGAGTGCCGGACAGCGCAGCCGGAAGCACGGAAGCGCGGCACAGCAGCCCAGCAACCAAACGTTGGAGCGAAGAAAGTGCCCTGGTAGTAGCAACAG TTTAGACAGTGAGGTCGATGCGGAGACCGCCGCCTCTCTGGCAGCCTCCATAGCCGCGATGGCGGGGTCGGGAGCGGGAGCCGACCTTTCAGGTGGTTTCCGCCCGCCGGCTGGATTCCATGATGGCCGGGAGCCGGGCGACCACAGCGATTGCGAGCGGGAACAGCGGGCGCTGGATCTGGAGGTGCAGCGCGTGATGGAGAGCACCGGGGACTCtcagctggccaagatggACCGCGAGGAGTTGACCTCACTGTTGGCAAG CGTCTACCTACCCcgaacttga